The Syngnathoides biaculeatus isolate LvHL_M chromosome 20, ASM1980259v1, whole genome shotgun sequence nucleotide sequence TGTGGACAAAGATTCTCCGTAAATCAGAGCCTAGTTAGACATAGAAGAACCCACACtgatgagaaacctttttcctgctctatTTGTGGCAAACAATTCCCCACAAATGTAAGACTAATAAGACATACAAGAACTCACacaggtgagaaaccttttgcctgtgCAATCTGTGGTAAAAGATTCTTTGATCGCGGATATTTTTTCAGACAACACAtgagaacccacactggtgaaaagcctttttcctgctcagtttgtggtcaaagtttCCCTATGAGGGCAAACTTAAGAATACacaaaagaacacacactggagaaaaaccttattcctgttcaatttgtggccaaagattctccGTAAATCAGAGCTTAGTCAGACATACAAGatcccacactggtgagaaacctttttcctgctctatTTGTGGCAAACGATTCCCCACAAATGTAAGGCTAATAAGACACACGagaatccacacaggcgagaaACCTTTTACCtgcacagtttgtggtcaaGGATTcactaaaaacaaatatttaacaacACACTCAAGAACgcacaccggagagaaacctttttcctgctcaatttgtggaAAAAGGTTCTCTCGTCAGTATCTGGCCAACCGTCACAGGTGTGTTGATGAGAACGCCAATGATCCATGAAAGTTTTTCCCGTCATCTGAACAGGTGtcatcagttcatgcaacaAGGATGATTGCATTTATTCTATGTTACCTTCTTTATGAGAGCCTGCAGGTGTACCTGGAGACTGTTTTAATAAGAGCTTTGCAAAGACTTTAGCAATGCACGAGGACTATCAGTGgcccaatagatacttttcactgacGCCAATCAcgtgtttgttttggacggcaagatcgtgtctacgTATCATGgttatcatggctaggaagcgataaatgtttactgtaatgttttgttattgtttgatCTTATCTTGAAAGttctttgacaaacaaacactgtaactagaagtgattgaggcacttTTGCTGGCGTGAGGAATAATCCACATGTGAAACTGAGAGCACTGTGTCGACGTCAGCGGGTTgcgacgagacaggacgataaggaagtgagctcgAGAGGTTGGGAAGCAAAATAAACGTCACCCACGTTTGATGACACGTGACCTTTAAAGACTGTCACTACAGAAACACCCATAAGATGGTCTTCTCGCTACCGACTCACCGAGAAATGTTACTCAGCCAGTGGCCGGCGCTCACGCTCGAAAAAAGCGATCGGCATAGCCTGCacccacgagttagcaaaagtccAGCTAAATGCTATGGgtagcgacagccacgaggttcaccttatccaccgcaaacctggaaatcaaaagtttcactgcgggtgctagtaggcatattgatagcccaaagacctccataaaaatatgtaacaagtgtggaggataccacaggaAATTAgttgaatgcccagcaaaaggtaaacaatgcctgaggtgtcagacccctttttctctCCGTTCTTACAAATATAAGCCAGACAATGAAATACCACAAAGAAAAGGCTGTAAGACGCTTAtcagcaagccaatattcacaaaaagatcactaaaaaatgtgagttgtattgtagttttgccatcCAGTAGGTGTCGCAAACAAaattgtgacatcacgtgaaaagtatctgtTGGTTGCACGGATGAGGACGCTGGAAATTATTTCGtgttcttttgctttttcatgAACTATCTTAGCTATTTCAGTAGAGTAGATATTTATAATATTTACTCCTTAGCATGCTATGTCATTTTATATTTCCTGCTCATGTACCGAGTTGGGCGGATCACATGAAAAAGTGGCCAGAGATCATACCAAAAGTCTCGGATGCATTGCGCAACTTCCGGAATGACTTAAACATACAAGTTGTTGATAAAAGTTCACTAAAAATCGAAAGTCACccatttatgatttatgatacttgtacttcataaaaacattgCATGTCTATATATTGTCAAATGATCCGCCTGCGAGGGTGCAAGCTGTTTACATTTACATCCACatgaaatcttttaaaaatacaaatcatacATGCAAATCTGTTACATGTTGGTACTTTTATCATAATTTTCTCATAATTATTGCATATTTATCAAGTATTAATTCCTATTACAAGTATTTATTCCTAGTTTTCTCACCAATGAAACAACCAATGAACCAACAgaagaaagtcacatgacctcaccCACCGGCTTCCATACCAGGCTGCTTCTCGTGCCTATGTGGTggccatgttgggaaggtcATCGTTACAATGAAGGCAATAGCACGatgtgttcattttattttttacatttaaactagtaaaaacaacagcttttaTGTATTGTAGTATTTGCCACTGCCTCCTCAAACGTGTATATTTCAATTCACTCACAACTCGAGGAAACAGTCGTagtagtaaatattttttttgtagttttgcacacaaaacacacagaaaatacacacaaaaagcgAGATCAGAATTtgcattttgtaattatttattgtacatgtgaTTCAAAATCTGAAGTTACTATTCAATCTGCTTTTGAGTAATTATTTCACCTTTTACTGTtaagtaattttttgggggactgCTATTTAGTTTTGCCACATGTCAAGTAACAGTtttcttacttgagtacaaagTTACTACTATTTCCGGGTTGGGGAATAGCATAGTACACGTAACTTTGGTGACCAGAGTTGTATTCAATGGGAAATGTGGctacaatgtttttctttttttgtcacctttttcatgcctttgaTTTTTGTATCTCAATAAATGTCATGTAATCTGTTCCTGTGAACACAAAACctaaacagtattttttttttttttgttcccctcaATTTCTTCCCTGAAGGCATGAGATCAAACTGTGACCTTAAAACCATTACACACCCAActcatcattccatccatccattttcttagctgcttatcctcacaagtctcgcggggagtgctggagcctatcccagctgtcaacgggcaggaggcggggtacaccctgaactggtcgccagccaatcgcagggcacatagagacaaacagtcacactcacaatcacacctcggggcaatttagactgttcaaataatgttgcatgtttttgggatgtaggaggaaacctgagtgcccgaaaaaaaacccacgcaggcatggagagaacatgcaaactccacacatacgGGTCTgatattgaacccgggacctcagaactgtgaggccgacgcttcaccagctgagccactgtgccgccctggccaggaaaataaaatacattttcagttaTTTCTTTGTTCCAAGGCAAATTGTGTTTGCAATACAAGATTTGAGGGCAAGTTTAAATTTCTTGTCAGTGTTCTCTTGAAATAGGTGCAGCTCCTCCCGAAAGCTGCACatattttgagacttttttgggggaagtAGATCAGCACCATTTAAAAGAGCGAAGTggtagatcacaggtgtcaaaatcaaggcccaggggccagatctggcccaccgcgtGATTTTTGTGGCCTGCGCAGGTAAATCATGTCAACTTACATGATTGTCGTTCAAATCTATAccaaattttcacatcataagTGATCACgtggagatattgcaagcattttggtGTGCCCAAAGGGCAGCAATGGCTGGtttgcacatgacgtcacacttattcacttgaccgccattgttttAGACATGCTGTCAACTGTCCATCATCATCacgccagatttttgttgcgtctacggATGTTGAAGTCGCGGAAATGGAGACACTGGAAAGCGATTTTTCGGTGTTCCCAAGATTAGAtggcatgaaggagaagatacaatggagttgtAGAAAAAAACGGCatcaaaagtggcttgcaaatatacgacgcGCAGATCTGAACATagctcgagtacacaaggctaattgacccctccgtagaaattgcgcaatccgcgtcactgaccaatcagaggccagagatctgcataaaccacgccccttttttgacCCGCAGTTTTTTCAGAcaacgctgcatggtccagtatagtaTAGCAATCCAGAAGCCAGCAGCCACTCCCAAAACGGTCagaagtgtgtgtgcgttttgGGGGGGGCAAGACTCAAGCCAAGAGAATtgtgattgacacacttgatctgtgttgagcgatattttgcgatgatctgactgcacaaacgtctctctcttcggcgctcccgagagaagctaaaccggactttgtttgtttgcacgaaggtatgccgtatatttgattttcaatacatgtctcatataaatgaattagcagttcttcgcttgcataacatagctacgtgtgaatgattgacacacttgatctgtgttgagcgacattttgcgatgatctgactgcacaaacgtgtctctttgttggcggtgagctaagctaaaccggactagcgagtcctaaaagccttcgacgtgcaccgagacaccaagagtgaaggaaggatgttttaGGACACTAAAgcagtgattgtcgtactcggtcgggacttacgtaggttcggcaccaattcaataataatttttgaggggagcgcgtgacgttacacaaagaaaacgagagaaacaactcataaatcaagcctcgccttcttttccttcatacggcggttcacaaacggctatacagatacacatacagattctgcacacaagtgtgatatgtaacgcgaaaataggaaactgtcaacgacgaatttgtctttgggttataatgtattatattgtgtggcttctctgtcttcctctgactccggaaagatcttgcgctaatatcgatggtttctccgtcgatatgcatgtaaataccattgaaatacccctcgctgaaatacttgaagccctgctgtctgcttttcaacgatatttcactattagccaagaatgcgagtgagaaatcagctggtaaatcggacaatttcactctcgtcttttcttcctgcaacgccatttttgctaattgtttgtctgacgtcagcgcacgtggcgtgacgtcacttcaggaggcgtggttaagtgccctgtacggaggggtcaattgtggtCCAATACCGATCAAATCGGTGTAATGATATTAAAGCATATGAAAAATACGTCCTTTTAATGAATTTTTATAAATGGCCCTGATTTATTATTTCAGATGGCATTTGATAGAAGCTACAAttggttgttttcactgacatcacattttttgctgaattacccacacaccactgcgtgccgccatttaacctctctacctaacgccTACCAGTGCAGAAGTCTCCAGATTGCTCTCTGTTAccgtttgtatttttgtgtttcacgggcgtctcgggactcaagtacacaagagaggacttgctaaccatcagagagccttcttctgacttttttttgacaactctcgTCATTTCGCTGAAGGTTTTTCCAGTGTTGCgagtcggcgcgctcttcaacACCTCGCGATCTGGTACACAAAGTCCGGCTtcgtaagcggggacatcgtctcaCGCTTCTGACAAAAGACTTTgaacgttctgcggctctgtgcttcacggagacttggctttgtggacgattgcccgatgCTGCTATCCCGCTACCccgtctcaacctccatcgtgccgATGTGTCGCCGAGCAAAGCttacaagcttaatcgatactcttttcagaaggccaacatgaCAGTTAAGAtaattttttgttagtcacttgaaagatttgaaattttgtgaaaCACTGGATTTGATATTCTTTTGTGTTTCTGCCAccatcatcaaattttaaacaaataataaacatttcactttgcttgtggtgaactaatatacaggttttactttttgaacaaaaaattgaataaatggagtttgtcttgatattaaaaaaataatattccaccgcctttccttttccgtgttagcatacaggtacgtgcccatacatatatatttttatatattttatattttttaaaattaagtttTTGTAGCTATCGAAAATTGCTGCTACATGTGCTGAGTTCTGTACCATCCGTGCATCATTCctcattgatataaaagcataatCCACTGCCTTTCGTTTACCGCGTTaccatacaggtaagtgcttgtcctttgtcatttctgtcacgaagagtaaaagatcaagggcacaatactgcgcttTTGTTACACAGTCCTGAGTCTCATGCTGTGTGCATGCAATGTAGCCTAGtcgtcagtctgggcttgacgTGCTGTCTGttgcgtcttcaataaatgcggttagaaacataatgtcgtccaccatacgtatgtatgagtaacggagcttAGCGGTCGAAAATGGTCGCCGTTCAaggcagcacaacgggtgacgtcacgtgaaaacaacccgtAGATTTAGTCAACCAAATACATACGtctgtgtagcaatcatttcgtttcaggtaggaattattcttctcaatctcaaattattaaGAAGTATtgataatgccaagttgactcatttgacaacaatgcatattaaaaataaaataataggcctatcacagagaggtttatagaggttaacgtgtggcagcaataggcttccgtgtacggagaaGACGACACCCTGTCCTAAATGtatttccaatcatagttaataaatcCGGATTtgcgtaaaaccaggggtcatttttttaaatatttgaatctGTATTGAAAAATCTTACTGAGCTTCAAACACTCCAGTTAGATTTGTTGttgtcagttttaaaaaaatcgtgAGGCCTTCTATATCGGCAATAACTTAGACCAAAATCATAGCTAGATCTAACACCCTGGTTTATGCGAGTTATGCAAGATCTAGTATTGCAAGTTGCAGCTTACCTTTGCCGTCACAAAATGAGACTTATATCGTTCAGTTCTACAGGACACGACATATCTGACCCATCCAGCAAGGAAGTATTCGTATGTGTCCAgatttttatacgctttcaaactcttctgtgaaaatctcgacgacttattcatcagacacgtgtagatccagttgtccaagacaagcggaagtgaattaacagtccaatttcttatgggcgaaaacatcgacttcggcatgaaatatggatcatctatgccaagtgtctctcatttttccacgtacattcgtttattatcacattctaaatgtttaacggtatcggacaaaattctgggtgtcgtgctatcaaacgtattttcgtttcgtctcaacggaattaactttcaacaatgctttattTGACCGACAGTATAGCGGCGTAAATAAAAATCACGTAATTTTATGACATGGATGCATTCCCTCGATATTCAGCACCTTCACCTTGAGGTTATCGTTGCATAGGAAAACACTGCGTTAATGCTTGTTGGACGTGgcaaactaaataaatattgtCAACCCACTGGATCTGGAATTAGTTTTTTTCAAGATCCGTTTGCATTTATTCAGCTTCAAGAAAGACATTTTGACACCCGTCACTCGCCAGTGTGTGGTCTTTTGTGAGTTGTCAAATGTATTCTTTGAGCAAATGTTTGGCCACAAACTAAACAGGAAAAAGCTTTCTGacctgtgtgtattcttgtgtgaTATTTTAGGGTACCCCTGCGAGAGAATCGTTGATTACAAACTAAACAGGCaaagggtttctctccagtATGGGTTCTTGTGTGCGTCGTTAAATGACTGCGATGAGCAAATTTACGATCGCAaattgagcaggcaaaaggtttctctccagtgtgtgttcttgtgtgtacttTTAAGGTTCCATTTTCAGAGAAACTTTGACCGCAAATTGAGCAGGCaaagggtttctctccagtgtgggttCTGGTGTGTATTGACAAATAGCTGCTTTGCGTCAATCGTcgaccacaaattgagcaggcaAACGGCTTCTCGCCAGGGTGTGCTTTAATATGGGTTATGAACTTTGTTATTTTAGCAAAggtttgaccacaaactaagcaagATAAAGCTTTTCTACTTGTGTGAGTTTTTGTGTGATATGTTAAGGTTGCCTTTCGAGAGAATCGTTGATTACAAATTgaacaggcaaaaggtttctctccagtgtgcatTCGCGTGTGTGTTGTTAAATGACTGCTATGGGAGAATTTTCGACCACAAACCGAGCAGgtaaaaggtttttctccagtgtgcgttcttgtgtgaaTTTTTAAGGTTCCATTcgcagagaatctttgaccacaaaccgAACAGGCATAAGGTTTTTCTCCACTATGGGTTCTTGTGTGAGTCGTTAAATGACTGCTGTGAGTAAATCTTCGACCACAAATTGAGCAcgcaaaaggtttttcacccgtgtgcgttcttgtgtgagTGGTCAAATGATGTCTCTgagaaaacgtttgaccacaaactgagcaggaaaaaggtttctccccggtgtgtgtttttgtatgcGCTGTCaaattttttctttgagcaaattttttaccacaaactgggcagacaaaaggtttctcacccgtgtgtgttcttgtgtgattTTTTAAGGTTCCCTTTCTGGAAAATTTCTGACTGCACACTGAGCAGTCAAAACGTTTATCGGCAGTTTGTTTTCTCATGTGCTCCTTCAAATTCAAGCATTTGTTGTCAGAGTGACCTTCAAACTGTTCCTTATCCTTATCAGTGTGAggagagtgtgacatcatgtcatcactaTGTGATGATGGAGCGAAGAGATCGTCCACTTGAGGTCCTCCACAATGGCCTCCATCCCTTTCTGTTGTCCTGTGTTGTCTCGAGTTGCTGCTTGGAGGCTCCGCCCCTCTCctctcctcactttgaccttcatcttcactcttcgACACCGGTCGACGGAAGCTCGAtgatttcctcctgctcttcctttTTAACGTGCAAAaattcttcctctttgatgcgAGGCCACTCcagctcttcttcctcttttatgTGATGAACCTCTcggtcctcctcttcctctttcatatTCGGCGACTCTGGCTTCAGCTGCTCAGGATGAAGATCTTCACTGACATCTGCAagacataaaaatacaaacatatgGGAATTTGCTTGATCCTTTTTACGTTGGCGCCTTCCAGCAGAAATTCAATCAAAGggacaagaacaacaaaagtgcTAAGCGGAAAGAGGGAATAATCGTCAAAGGAATGAAAACTCAGTGTTGTCATTTCATTGCtgtggcaattgacccctctgtacagggcacttaaccacgcctcctgaagtgacgtcacgccacgtgcgctcacataagacaaacagtaaaaatggcaaatacaatacaatacattcttaactgagagagacgccatgcttctgatttcattcaatcattcacacgtagcaatgttatgctagcggagaacgtctcattcatttatacgagacgtgtattaaaaatcaaatttagggcatatcttcgtgcaaacacagtctggttaagtttcggccgcgagccagcaagaaatcaatacgtttgtgtaGTCCGAttatcgctaaatatcgctcaacaaagaataagtgtgtcaatcgttcacacgcagcagtgttatgctagcgaagaacttcgaattcatttatacgagacgtattgaaaatcaaatatagggcataccttcatgcaaacatgtgttccggttgatattagatggatttttttctactttagtgtcctcaaacatccttccttcagtcttggtgtctcggtgcacgtcgaaggcttttaggactgctagtccggtttagcttagctgaccaccgaacagagaacacgtttgtgcagtcaggtcctcgcaaagtatcgctcaacacagatcaagtgtgtcaatcattcacacgtagctatattatgcaagcgaagaactgctaattcatttatatgagacatgtactgaaaatcaaatttagggcttaccttcgtgcaagcatatctgttccggttgatggattcagttgataatgcagtcttccacaaagtttgatccattgaaggcatttttcgtactgggtcttcggttttggaaagggtacgaatcgaactccaccaactagcctttcaggatacctgtcgtcactattacaaagtccgtgacaacacctcttaaccatatcttttgttaaagaacccaaatacacaataaaaagctaacaaaagctatactggacgatgcaacgttgtctgagggaacggcgggtacaaaaagggggcgtggtttatgcagatctctggcctctgattggtcagcgacgcggatgacgcaatttctacggaggggtcaattacaaacACTGTCCGGCGACACAGTCTGGCCAAAGTAGAGCAAAGAGTTCGACATGCTGCTTGTATTTACTCTCGATAAttatggtaaaagtaaaaaaaataatgaaataagtGCTCTTGCTTTAATTAATGTCGGAgtgtgtgaataatagaagaaaaagtggcaaaactggatgagattttctcttttttgagtaaaaaaaggtctggtctgaagccaaactagaaagtacaggatgagacggtgtataatgttaaaattacaccttggcacagcctgatcgaggatgaaagcacagacaatacagtgcacaaacatcgaattctgtattttaaatatagaaggcaacataacattaaccttaaaactgtttgtgaGCATCATTCAGGttttaacatgcattgctaaagatgtTCTGCGATATAACACAGATAATGTTTCAgaatctaactataataaatatgagaacgtgatttactttgacttgatctatgttcaaacattagactagtctgtccaaaaatctaaatgcgaatggtcattttgtaccatggtaccgcgttatcttgaagttgaaaactgtTCCTCTCTACGTGTTTTAGGAAGCGATAGATCACCtcctgctagctttcatcaatggattgacaatagataccgccgtaaattacgctagaaagagatcatgatgaaataaaatgatttgatagctgcgattggctgggtcttcggttctgacttgaagtaaccctgcctggtggcacagacggtgaatttttgacagcgaattggagcctattgaaaatgtgatcactttatatttcaaattcaaatcccggtggcacatatttacttccatataacCCGACCAATCACAGCGGGGTCGATGGCTCTCGGTGAGTGCGACGTCGACCGGGTTTAATGCAAGCTGAGAAACGTTTGCCAACGAGAGAAAGTAACAGCAGCATTGCCATACTACATCCATGGCAACCAGAAAAATCCTCCGTGTGTGTTGTAGTCGATCATATACTTTCCATCTCCACGCTGGGAAAGATAAAAGTGCTCTTGCCACGTGTTTACTCAAAAAACAACTACAGTGTAGCTCAGCCTCTGGTTAGCGGGTGTCAGGGTTCGCAATATGCTTTGGCAgtatgtcaaactcatttccaaCAGGGTTTGAAACTATTATAAGCTACATGTTTTCTATTtctaaatcaaaataaatcttATTGGTCAGAACGTCTATGATTCAAGTAGCATTTTGGATAATGGTACTTTTGAGTAGTTTTAATACAGCATCGCATCCgcagaggtggtttggccgcacgGAGTTTGGTcgtgatccgcacatcatctaaattTGGCTCGAaaagatagggtaatattgcccccgtcacttcactcggttgtgagatgtcctctccttcgaaaagagcttccacgtcagaaggggcgtcggaaaaatcggatgtcgttgcaggcaatatggccgccgcttggatgtcgagtgagacttccgcaactttgcgcatggatgacgcgctctccgctcatgtttattttttcatatagacatagaagtgaatgtttttacatgtatttttcattacaatatatattttacaatgttcatgggcatgacacttgacctgtaAAATCTTAATGGATTTTCTAAACAATTGCAAGAGAAGTGAACCCACCAGTTCTGGATAGCACAATCCGAGGTTGCATGTTAGACAAAGCCTCCTGTAGTCTACGTTGTGGTTCCTTCTCCTGTTTTGGTCCCCAAATTTCCTCCTCGCACTCTGCTGTCCttcttgcaaacatttttttacatgacgATCACAAAAGTTTCCACTCTATGTTgggaggagtaaaaaaaaaaaaaaaaaaaaaaaaaagcatttaaattaaaaaaaaaaaaaatcaaacgtgaAATAATTCTATCAAGATTAAGAGTTGGACATTCTGAGTTAAATAAGTAAATGCATAGAAGAGTAGAACGTGTAATTatgaattgtttaaaaaaatgagacaggAAGAAGATAACAAATGAAATTTGTTGAAACATTATTCCAACAGCAGATATGAAATCTCttctatattatattattttaagtATCTCATATAAAGTAAGGCAATAGAGAAAATATAGCATTTTCCCCCACATCTAGGCGTTAGTATTTAGGTATTCTGACCCAGAAAAAGAACACTTTACGCTCACAAGTAATCTTTGTTTGGCCAAGTGTTCATCCCAAACGCGTTTCTTTGTTAGCATGTTACGCTAAACTAGGCCGAGATGCTTCAACGTGAACCGAGACGACTTCAAACTGACACGAATGTTGAACAAATTATGTTCTGGTCTAGTTAAGAAATTCTGAACTTACTGTGACGATGATTCGGCAGGTTCACCACAAAATTTAGGACATTTTAGTGCAGCACACGGCAGCTTGTGTTGTTGACACTAAGACCAGTACCCTACATAGAAGTATAACGACGAGATAGAGAAGCTCGCTACGGCAGCCCGATACGACCGAGGCTactggcggccatgttggaaaggtcgTCATTCCCACAGAAGGCAACATGAAACACTGAGATGACGTCTTAACTTCGGTCAACGCCAAAGTACATGTTATAAATCATCATTATTCCACTTATAGGTTC carries:
- the LOC133493909 gene encoding zinc finger protein OZF-like, whose amino-acid sequence is MMSHSPHTDKDKEQFEGHSDNKCLNLKEHMRKQTADKRFDCSVCSQKFSRKGTLKNHTRTHTGEKPFVCPVCGKKFAQRKNLTAHTKTHTGEKPFSCSVCGQTFSQRHHLTTHTRTHTGEKPFACSICGRRFTHSSHLTTHTRTHSGEKPYACSVCGQRFSANGTLKIHTRTHTGEKPFTCSVCGRKFSHSSHLTTHTRMHTGEKPFACSICNQRFSRKATLTYHTKTHTSRKALSCLVCGQTFAKITKFITHIKAHPGEKPFACSICGRRLTQSSYLSIHTRTHTGEKPFACSICGQSFSENGTLKVHTRTHTGEKPFACSICDRKFAHRSHLTTHTRTHTGEKPFACLVCNQRFSRRGTLKYHTRIHTGQKAFSCLVCGQTFAQRIHLTTHKRPHTGE